Proteins from one Gossypium raimondii isolate GPD5lz chromosome 8, ASM2569854v1, whole genome shotgun sequence genomic window:
- the LOC105791161 gene encoding uncharacterized protein LOC105791161 isoform X2 — MGAGSAGLVLVAGLSFAAMSLSNRSTSRPKQQLEPLTAQQEVSFDNESEQAKENEIETGTHKDLSAPTESNGTSTENNLDNDNGTYLVDSSTSNGDSASNTSPIQEDRQNVSSLDGESVFLDTTPISPNLPESDAVGVSSVASSLRESDSNLDIGSPEATSEIDDKLISVQETIDTNLSDPINLDNDLNEGKLEGKENSSISVDSSYSSNSISDPSIVGFSVSSEVEPILEPQAIPEDNLETIDSSQTEENLESRKMSLPSVEIKNASLEDNKLNESESSQTTPVSAPAHSLTIEQSKIDYDGMKDSIPDFESPTPRSCFSPVGIPAPSAVSADLQAHSGEVLVPAVVDQFQGQALAALQVLKVIEAEALPGDLCTRREYARWLVAASNALSRNVVSKVYPAMYVENVTELAFDDIIPEDADFSSIQGLAEAGLISSKLSNQELLNYNRGPVYFSPESPLSRQDLVSWKMALEKRQLPEADREILYQLSGFIDIDKINPNAWPALVADLSTGEPGIIALAFGCTRLFQPSKPVTKAQAAVAIATGEASDLVSEELARIEAESVAENAVSAHNALVAEVEKDVNANFEKELSMEREKIDALEKMAEEAKRELERLRAEREEENMVLMKDRAAISAETEILSRLRREVEEQLESMINDKVEISYEKERISKLRKETEGETQEIVRLQHELEVERKALSMARAWAEDEAKRAREQAKALEEAREQWERRGVKVVVDNDLHEESVAGDTWVNVGKQVAVEGTISRGETLVGKLKTLASEVEGKSREFIDKIVQRIQYLISVLRKWASEAGAKAEELKDGAVLKARGSVQEMQQTTAGFSSAVKEGAKRVAGDCREGVEKLTQRFRT; from the exons TTCTACTGAAAATAATCTTGATAATGACAATGGGACCTACTTAGTAGACAGTTCAACATCCAATGGCGATAGTGCCAGTAACACCAGTCCTATTCAAGAAGACAGGCAAAATGTTTCATCTTTGGATGGGGAGTCAGTTTTCCTGGACACAACTCCAATCTCACCTAATTTGCCTGAATCTGATGCTGTGGGTGTCTCTTCTGTTGCATCAAGCCTAAGAGAGTCAGATAGCAACCTTGACATTGGTTCACCTGAAGCAACTTCAGAGATTGATGACAAATTGATTAGTGTTCAAGAAACTATTGATACTAACTTGTCTGACCCAATAAACCTAGACAATGATCTCAACGAGGGAAAACTTGAAGGAAAAGAGAATTCCAGTATCTCAGTGGATTCTTCTTATAGTTCCAATTCAATCAGTGATCCTTCAATTGTGGGCTTCTCAGTTAGTTCGGAGGTGGAACCAATTTTAGAACCTCAGGCTATACCTGAAGACAATCTGGAAACCATAGATTCCTCTCAAACTGAAGAAAACCTTGAGAGTCGCAAAATGTCACTGCCCTCGGTTGAAATAAAGAATGCATCTCTGGAAGATAATAAGTTAAATGAGAGTGAGTCATCTCAAACAACCCCTGTGTCGGCACCTGCTCATTCATTAACAATAGAGCAAAGCAAAATTGATTATGATGGGATGAAAGATAGCATACCAGATTTTGAATCACCAACTCCTAGGAGTTGCTTCTCCCCAGTTGGTATACCTGCTCCATCTGCAGTTTCTGCAGATCTACAGGCTCACTCGGGAGAGGTTCTAGTTCCTGCAGTTGTTGATCAGTTTCAGGGGCAGGCACTTGCAGCTCTACAAGTTTTGAAG GTTATTGAGGCTGAAGCTCTACCTGGTGATCTCTGTACACGTCGTGAGTATGCTCGGTGGTTAGTGGCAGCAAGCAATGCTCTTTCAAG GAATGTAGTATCAAAAGTTTATCCTGCAATGTACGTTGAGAATGTTACTGAACTTGCATTTGATGACATCATACCTGAAGACGCTGATTTTTCATCGATTCAAG GCTTGGCAGAGGCTGGACTTATCTCAAGCAAGCTTTCAAATCAAGAACTGCTCAATTACAATCGAGGCCCAGTTTACTTCTCTCCTGAAAG ccCTCTATCACGCCAGGATCTTGTAAGCTGGAAAATGGCTCTAGAGAAAAGACAACTCCCAGAAGCTGACCGAGAG ATCCTCTACCAACTTTCTGGTTTTATAGACATTGATAAGATAAATCCAAATGCATGGCCTGCACTTGTAGCTGACTTGTCTACTGGAGAACCAGGAATAATAGCACTTGCTTTTG GTTGTACAAGATTGTTCCAGCCAAGTAAGCCTGTGACAAAGGCCCAAGCAGCTGTTGCTATTGCAACTGGTGAAGCTTCTGACCTAGTAAGTGAGGAGCTAGCACGTATTGAAGCTGAATCAGTGGCAGAAAATGCAGTATCTGCTCACAATGCTTTAGTAGCTGAAGTTGAGAAAGATGTTAATGCTAATTTTGAGAAAGAACTTTCGATGGAACGTGAAAAGATTGATGCTTTGGAAAAAATGGCTGAAGAGGCAAAGCGCGAGCTGGAAAGGTTAAGAGCTGAGAGAGAGGAAGAGAATATGGTCTTAATGAAGGACCGTGCTGCTATTAGTGCTGAAACGGAAATTCTTTCAAGGTTAAGGCGTGAAGTGGAGGAGCAGTTGGAAAGCATGATAAATGACAAAGTAGAGATATCATATGAGAAGGAAAGAATTAGCAAACTACGAAAAGAAACAGAGGGTGAAACCCAAGAGATTGTCAGGTTACAGCATGAGTTGGAGGTGGAAAGAAAAGCCTTATCAATGGCCAG GGCATGGGCTGAGGATGAGGCGAAACGAGCAAGAGAACAGGCAAAAGCCCTGGAGGAGGCTAGGGAACAGTGGGAAAGACGGGGCGTCAAAGTGGTGGTTGACAATGACCTCCATGAAGAGAGTGTTGCAGGAGATACGTGGGTAAATGTAGGGAAGCAAGTTGCAGTTGAAGGAACTATTAGCAGGGGTGAAACGTTGGTGGGGAAGCTCAAGACATTGGCAAGTGAAGTAGAAGGCAAATCTAGAGAGTTCATCGATAAGATTGTCCAGAGGATCCAGTATTTGATTTCAGTGTTGCGAAAATGGGCCTCCGAGGCAGGTGCAAAGGCTGAAGAATTGAAAGATGGGGCTGTGTTGAAGGCAAGGGGATCAGTACAGGAGATGCAGCAAACCACAGCAGGATTTAGTTCGGCTGTTAAAGAAGGTGCAAAACGAGTGGCAGGAGATTGTCGGGAAGGAGTTGAGAAACTCACTCAGAGGTTTAGAACATAG
- the LOC105791162 gene encoding 60S ribosomal protein L36-2 has product MATKQPNTGLFVGLNKGHVVTKKELAQRPSNRKGKTSKRVHFVRNLIREVAGFAPYEKRITELLKVGKDKRALKVAKRKLGTHKRAKKKREEMSSVLRKMRAHPGGGEKKK; this is encoded by the exons ATGGCTACCAAGCAGCCAAATACTGGCCTCTTTGTGGGACTGAACAAGGGACATGTTGTAACCAAGAAGGAGTTGGCTCAACGTCCCTCTAACCGGAAAGGA AAAACTAGCAAAAGAGTCCATTTTGTGAGGAACTTGATTAGGGAAGTTGCTGGTTTTGCACCATATGAGAAGAGGATTACTGAGCTTCTGAAAGTTGGTAAGGACAAACGAGCGCTCAAAGTTGCTAAAAGAAAGTTGGGAACTCACAAAAGGGCAAAGAAGAAGCGTGAGGAGATGTCTAGTGTGCTCCGCAAGATGAG GGCTCACCCTGGAGGTGGAGAAAAGAAGAAGTGA